In Seriola aureovittata isolate HTS-2021-v1 ecotype China chromosome 17, ASM2101889v1, whole genome shotgun sequence, a genomic segment contains:
- the LOC130185245 gene encoding GTPase IMAP family member 8-like: MTSENLLPELRIVLIGKVGAGKTAVMNNILRISAERGEDEATSGSRICPNSYTDKCQKEQVKIGGRNVVVVDTPGLCQSGKEDKQVMEEIKKSFSNVNPGPHVILFVQKVSAFGKSDLDRVETLKNTFDDEVLNYTMVLFTLRDEMEKGRNIEELIEENQDLKDFVSNCENRYHAIDNTVQDLSQVKELLEKINQMVKENKGTSYSVKAAHLKRKLALTVGGSALVGAGCGGGVSHFLGSVVGSTVGIVGGAVVGGAVGAAGIVALEHIKTKTKK; encoded by the exons ATGACCAGTGAGAATTTACTGCCTG AGCTGAGGATTGTGCTCATTGGGAAGGTCGGAGCTGGAAAGACGGCAGTCATGAACAACATCCTGAGGATCTCAgcggagagaggagaggatgaggcaACTTCAGGCTCCCGCATATGTCCCAACTCTTATACAGACAAGTGTCAGAAGGAACAAGTGAAGATCGGAGGACGAAACGTGGTTGTTGTCGACACTCCAGGTCTGTGTCAGTCAGGAAAAGAAGACAAGCAGGTGATGGAGGAGATCAAGAAATCTTTCTCGAATGTTAATCCTGGTCCTCATGTGATCCTGTTCGTGCAGAAGGTGAGCGCGTTTGGAAAAAGTGATCTTGACAGAGTGGAGACTTTAAAGAACACTTTCGACGATGAGGTTTTAAATTACACCATGGTGTTGTTCACCCTTagagatgaaatggaaaaaggaagaaatattGAGGAGTTAATTGAAGAAAACCAGGATCTCAAAGACTTTGTCTCTAACTGTGAGAACAGATACCATGCTATTGACAACACAGTCCAGGATCTGTCTCAGGTCAAGGAGCTTCTGGAGAAGATCAACCAGATGgtaaaggaaaacaaaggaacATCTTACTCGGTAAAAGCAGCTCATCTTAAAAGGAAACTCGCACTCACTGTAGGGGGGTCTGCATTGGTTGGAGCTGGTTGTGGTGGAGGAGTTTCTCACTTTCTTGGGAGCGTGGTTGGAAGTACAGTAGGAATTGTAGGAGGAGCTGTAGTTGGAGGTGCAGTGGGCGCTGCAGGGATCGTCGCATTGGAACACATTaagactaaaacaaaaaaataa
- the LOC130185246 gene encoding GTPase IMAP family member 9-like produces the protein MASKHESEPDVRIVLFGRTGVGKSSSGNRILGQDIFPVNQSFNSVTQDCQREIRKLGGDSGEALAGKTLAIVDTPGLCHTKKDHKSVMEEILNCIKLIQPGPHVFLFVVDLSEFSKDDEDTLENFKKVFEKSKSHTIVLFTHCQDKRDIEKFLEQSRNKSLSDYIKLGVDHQAFDNKAENNQVTELLEKINKLVIKNGGKYCGGAVFEKAKTAFEEMQKCKLLDSSLDVSEQLMQWCHKGVDELEKLCPFVKSYIDFVVKLAYECMPPEAKQ, from the exons ATGGCCAGCAAACATG AGTCAGAACCAGATGTGAGGATTGTGCTCTTTGGAAGGACCGGAGTTGGGAAGAGTTCATCAGGAAACAGGATCCTTGGGCAAGACATTTTTCCTGTTAATCAGAGTTTTAATTCTGTGACACAAGACTGCCAGAGGGAGATAAGAAAGCTTGGTGGTGATTCTGGAGAAGCTCTGGCTGGAAAAACTCTGGCTATTGTTGATACTCCAGGTCTGTGTCACACCAAAAAAGATCATAAGTCGGTGATGGAAGAAATCCTAAATTGCATCAAGTTGATTCAACCTGGTCCTCATGTGTTCCTGTTTGTGGTGGACCTGAGCGAGTTCTCAAAAGACGACGAAGACACTCTGGAAAACTTCAAGAAAGTCtttgaaaaatcaaaaagtCACACCATCGTCTTGTTCACCCATTGTCAAGATAAACGTGACATTGAGAAGTTCTTGGAACAATCCCGAAATAAAAGTCTCAGTGACTACATCAAGCTTGGTGTGGACCACCAAGCCTTCGACAACAAGGCCGAGAATAATCAAGTGACCGAGCTGCTGGAGAAGATCAACAAGTTGGTCAttaaaaatggaggaaaatacTGCGGAGGTGCCGTGTTTGAAAAGGCTAAAACTGCCTTTGAAGAAATGCAAAAGTGCAAGTTACTTGACAGCTCACTCGATGTTTCAGAGCAGTTGATGCAGTGGTGCCATAAGGGCGTAGATGAGTTGGAGAAACTCTGTCCATTTGTGAAATCTTACATTGATTTTGTGGTGAAGCTAGCTTATGAATGCATGCCACCTGAAGCTAAGCAGTAG